In Candidatus Delongbacteria bacterium, a single window of DNA contains:
- a CDS encoding aminotransferase class V-fold PLP-dependent enzyme, whose product MIPVPHLEPADLRRRIVGVDSLLQTPYGRRLMVYCDYTASGRCLDFVEHYLMHLQRNYANTHTEDDITGRSMTFLLHEAEQVIKRAVNAGPHGRLICAGAGSTAAIDKFQQLVGVMIPPATRDLLSGLLQGLFGEGGDARMHEELARRQPVVLVGPYEHHSNEVSWRQGLATVLEVGLDERGDIDLEHLEFLLRQPGLQGRLLIGSFSAASNVTGRISRVPEIAARLHAHGALACFDYAASAPYVAIDMNPPAAAGGGDPSLDAIFLSPHKFLGGPGSCGLLVFNERIYRRDLPPSVAGGGTVSYVSPRAHDFVTDIEERERAGTPGVLQLFKAALAFQVKEAIGLTQIEARERALLERALERWTRNPAIEILGRPDPARQIGIVSFNLRRPGGRYLHPRLVTVLLNDLFGIQSRAGCSCAGPYGHSLLGIDETTSERYRQCILDGWQGIKPGWCRVGFHYAMDDPEAEFLVDAVDFVARRGADFLADYDFDPHTAAWNHHAGPPVLEGFGLEQALNCGCPPCRGLDPELRLSLYRDYLQEAERRADDCAARRPALEDLPGEAGELQFFDMPGGGPG is encoded by the coding sequence ATGATTCCCGTGCCCCACCTGGAACCCGCGGACCTGCGCCGCCGCATCGTCGGAGTGGACTCCCTGTTGCAGACCCCCTACGGTCGGCGGCTGATGGTCTACTGCGACTACACGGCCAGCGGACGCTGCCTGGACTTCGTCGAACACTACCTGATGCACCTGCAGCGAAACTACGCCAACACCCACACCGAGGACGACATCACCGGCCGCTCCATGACCTTCCTGCTCCACGAGGCCGAGCAGGTGATCAAGCGGGCCGTGAACGCCGGGCCCCACGGCCGGCTGATCTGCGCCGGCGCGGGTTCCACGGCGGCCATCGACAAGTTCCAGCAGCTGGTGGGCGTGATGATTCCGCCGGCCACCCGGGACCTGCTCAGCGGGCTGCTGCAGGGCCTGTTCGGCGAGGGCGGCGACGCGCGCATGCACGAGGAGCTCGCCCGGCGCCAGCCCGTCGTGCTGGTGGGCCCTTACGAGCACCACTCCAACGAGGTCAGCTGGCGCCAGGGTCTGGCCACGGTGCTGGAGGTGGGGCTGGACGAGCGGGGTGATATCGATCTGGAGCACCTGGAGTTCCTGCTGCGCCAGCCCGGGCTGCAGGGCCGCCTGCTCATCGGCAGCTTCTCGGCGGCCTCCAACGTCACCGGCCGGATCAGCCGCGTGCCGGAAATCGCGGCCCGCCTGCACGCCCACGGCGCCCTGGCCTGTTTCGACTACGCGGCCAGCGCGCCCTACGTGGCCATCGACATGAATCCGCCCGCCGCTGCGGGCGGCGGCGACCCCAGCCTGGACGCGATCTTCCTCTCGCCGCACAAGTTCCTGGGCGGGCCGGGCTCCTGCGGCCTCTTGGTGTTCAACGAGCGCATCTATCGGCGCGACCTGCCGCCCAGTGTGGCGGGCGGCGGCACCGTGAGCTACGTCAGCCCGCGGGCCCACGACTTCGTGACGGACATCGAGGAGCGCGAGCGCGCCGGCACGCCCGGCGTGCTGCAGCTCTTCAAGGCCGCGCTGGCCTTCCAGGTCAAGGAGGCCATCGGCCTGACGCAGATCGAAGCGCGGGAGCGCGCCCTGCTGGAGCGCGCGCTGGAGCGCTGGACGCGCAATCCGGCCATCGAGATCCTCGGCCGGCCCGATCCCGCCCGGCAGATCGGCATCGTGAGTTTCAACCTGCGCCGGCCGGGCGGCCGCTACCTGCATCCGCGGCTGGTGACCGTGCTGCTCAACGACCTGTTCGGCATCCAGTCCCGGGCGGGCTGCTCGTGCGCCGGCCCGTACGGCCACAGCCTGCTGGGCATCGACGAGACGACCTCCGAGCGCTACCGCCAGTGCATCCTGGACGGCTGGCAGGGCATCAAGCCCGGCTGGTGCCGGGTGGGCTTCCACTACGCCATGGACGACCCCGAGGCCGAGTTCCTGGTGGACGCCGTGGACTTCGTGGCCCGGCGGGGCGCGGACTTCCTGGCCGACTACGACTTCGACCCGCACACGGCGGCCTGGAACCACCACGCCGGCCCGCCCGTGCTGGAGGGCTTCGGCCTGGAGCAGGCGCTGAACTGCGGGTGTCCGCCCTGCCGCGGGCTGGACCCCGAGTTGCGCCTGAGTCTCTACCGCGACTACCTGCAAGAGGCCGAGCGGCGCGCGGACGACTGCGCGGCCCGGCGGCCGGCCCTGGAAGACCTGCCGGGCGAGGCCGGCGAGCTGCAATTCTTCGACATGCCCGGCGGCGGGCCGGGCTGA
- a CDS encoding rod shape-determining protein produces the protein MGFSFLSLFGGMFSNEIAIDLGTANTLVYVKGKGILVREPSVVAMSKSDRKVLAIGYEAREMMGKTHADVEVIRPMRDGVIDDDEVAEEMIRAFIRKVTKNRLTRPRVIVCVPSGVTKSEKRIINDSAEHAGAREVYLIAEPMAAALGVGLPVDQPIGSMVIDIGGGTTEIAVISLSGIVCDTSIRTGGDEMDEKIIQYMRSNYNLLIGERTAEEIKCRIGSANPLKEELKMTAKGRDLIAGIPKAVEISSEEVREALTEPVRQIVDAVKLSLEKTPPELAADIRDHGIMLTGGGAMLKGLANKLRDETSLPVNLADDPLTCVVRGTGIVLDDMERYHKVLLRK, from the coding sequence ATGGGCTTCTCTTTCCTGAGCCTCTTCGGAGGCATGTTCTCCAACGAGATCGCCATCGACCTGGGCACGGCCAACACGCTGGTCTACGTCAAGGGCAAGGGCATCCTGGTGCGCGAGCCCAGCGTGGTGGCCATGTCCAAAAGCGACCGCAAGGTGCTGGCCATCGGCTACGAGGCCCGCGAGATGATGGGCAAGACCCACGCCGACGTGGAGGTGATCCGCCCCATGCGGGACGGCGTCATCGACGACGACGAGGTGGCCGAGGAGATGATCCGCGCCTTCATCCGCAAGGTGACCAAGAACCGCCTCACCCGGCCCCGGGTGATCGTCTGCGTGCCCAGCGGCGTGACCAAGAGCGAAAAGCGCATCATCAACGACTCGGCCGAGCACGCCGGCGCGCGCGAGGTCTACCTGATCGCCGAGCCCATGGCCGCGGCCCTGGGCGTGGGCCTGCCCGTGGACCAGCCCATCGGCAGCATGGTGATCGACATCGGCGGCGGCACCACGGAGATCGCGGTGATCAGCCTCTCGGGCATCGTCTGTGACACGTCCATCCGCACGGGTGGCGACGAAATGGACGAGAAGATCATCCAGTACATGCGGAGCAACTACAACCTGCTCATCGGCGAGCGCACGGCCGAGGAGATCAAGTGCCGCATCGGCAGCGCCAACCCGCTCAAGGAGGAGCTGAAGATGACGGCCAAGGGGCGCGACCTGATCGCGGGCATTCCCAAGGCCGTGGAGATCTCCAGCGAGGAGGTGCGCGAGGCCCTGACGGAGCCCGTGCGCCAGATCGTGGACGCGGTGAAGCTCAGCCTGGAGAAGACGCCGCCGGAGCTGGCGGCGGACATCCGCGACCACGGCATCATGCTGACGGGGGGCGGCGCCATGCTCAAGGGCCTGGCCAACAAGCTGCGGGACGAGACCAGCCTGCCCGTCAACCTGGCGGACGATCCCCTGACCTGCGTGGTGCGGGGCACGGGCATCGTGCTGGACGACATGGAGCGCTACCACAAGGTGCTCCTGCGCAAGTAG
- a CDS encoding phosphoribosylglycinamide formyltransferase has protein sequence MELRRLAVFASGGGSNFQSILASWKAGGHPLEPVALLADRPGAPALDKARAAGLDTAVFGKGCWSEDAPRVGEVLDWLRERSVDVVALAGFLRRVPPDLVAAFRGRMLNIHPALLPAFGGAGMYGHFVHEAVWRTGCRVSGATVHLVDEAYDRGPILLQRAVALDVADGPAEIAGRVLQVEHELYPEALALLADRGITIEEGRAIPCRASR, from the coding sequence ATGGAGCTCCGGCGCTTGGCGGTCTTCGCCTCGGGCGGAGGGAGCAACTTCCAGTCCATCCTGGCGAGCTGGAAGGCCGGCGGCCATCCGCTGGAGCCCGTCGCCCTGCTGGCCGACCGGCCGGGAGCGCCGGCCCTGGACAAGGCCCGCGCAGCCGGACTGGACACGGCGGTCTTCGGCAAGGGCTGCTGGAGCGAGGACGCGCCCCGGGTGGGCGAAGTGCTGGACTGGCTGCGGGAGCGCTCCGTGGACGTGGTGGCGCTGGCGGGTTTCCTGCGGCGCGTGCCGCCGGACCTGGTGGCGGCCTTTCGCGGCCGGATGCTCAACATCCACCCGGCCCTGCTGCCCGCCTTCGGCGGCGCGGGCATGTACGGCCACTTCGTGCACGAGGCCGTCTGGCGGACGGGCTGCCGCGTGAGCGGCGCCACGGTGCACCTGGTGGACGAGGCCTACGACCGCGGCCCCATCCTGCTCCAGCGGGCCGTGGCCCTGGACGTCGCCGACGGGCCGGCGGAGATCGCCGGCCGCGTGTTGCAGGTGGAGCATGAGTTGTATCCCGAGGCCCTGGCGCTGCTGGCGGACCGGGGCATCACCATCGAGGAAGGACGGGCCATCCCATGTCGCGCATCCCGCTGA
- the purH gene encoding bifunctional phosphoribosylaminoimidazolecarboxamide formyltransferase/IMP cyclohydrolase, which yields MSRIPLKRALLSVHDKTGIVELARRLAGAGCELVSTGGTARLLRENGLPVREVSELTGFPEMMDGRVKTLHPRVHGGLLARRDHEEDLALAAENGIGLIDLVVVTLYPFEEVSRRPGVSLADLVENIDIGGPAMLRSAAKNHAFVSVVCDTADYPALLAEVGQGGTTVAFRRSLAAKVFARTAAYDGLIARELGARFEEEGAQAMGGTAPEMPPVVSLTLPRVQELRYGENPHQRAAVYGDLDGLHILHGKALSYNNLLDVDAALELIGDFPAAEGAACAILKHTNPCGAALGADAGEAFQRALSTDSVSPFGGIVVWNRPVDAETAARVHGLFMEILIAPGFSDEALAILRKKKDRRLLACGPLAGPGFQVRHFFGGLLVQGRDHLRLEDPAGYRCVTRRQPTPGERTNLLFAWKVVRHVKSNAIVLTRDGRTLGIGAGQMSRVDSSELAVLKARREGHDLAGSALGSDAFFPFPDGVEAAAAAGVTAVIQPGGSVRDEEVIRAADEAGMTMLFTDRRHFRH from the coding sequence ATGTCGCGCATCCCGCTGAAACGCGCCCTGCTGTCCGTCCACGACAAGACGGGCATCGTGGAACTGGCCCGCCGGCTGGCCGGCGCGGGCTGCGAACTCGTCTCCACCGGCGGCACGGCGCGCCTGCTGCGGGAGAACGGCCTGCCCGTGCGCGAAGTGAGCGAGCTGACGGGCTTCCCGGAAATGATGGACGGCCGGGTTAAGACCCTGCATCCCCGCGTGCACGGCGGCCTGCTGGCCCGCCGGGATCACGAGGAGGATCTGGCCCTGGCCGCCGAGAACGGCATCGGCCTGATCGACCTGGTGGTGGTGACGCTCTATCCCTTCGAGGAGGTGAGCCGCCGTCCGGGGGTCAGCCTGGCCGACCTTGTGGAGAACATCGACATCGGCGGGCCGGCCATGCTGCGCAGCGCGGCCAAGAACCACGCCTTCGTCAGCGTCGTCTGTGACACGGCCGACTACCCGGCCCTGCTGGCCGAGGTGGGGCAGGGCGGAACCACCGTGGCTTTCCGGCGCAGCCTGGCGGCCAAGGTCTTCGCCCGCACGGCGGCCTACGACGGACTGATCGCCCGGGAGCTGGGCGCGCGTTTCGAAGAGGAGGGCGCGCAGGCGATGGGCGGGACGGCCCCGGAGATGCCGCCCGTGGTCTCCCTGACATTGCCCCGGGTCCAGGAGCTGCGCTACGGCGAAAACCCGCACCAGCGCGCGGCCGTCTACGGCGACCTGGACGGCCTGCACATCCTGCACGGCAAGGCCCTGTCCTACAACAACCTGCTGGACGTGGACGCGGCGCTGGAGCTGATCGGCGACTTCCCCGCGGCCGAAGGCGCCGCCTGCGCCATCCTCAAGCACACCAATCCCTGCGGGGCGGCCCTGGGGGCCGACGCGGGTGAAGCCTTCCAGCGTGCGCTCTCCACGGACAGCGTCAGCCCCTTCGGCGGGATCGTGGTCTGGAACCGGCCCGTGGACGCGGAGACCGCGGCCCGCGTGCACGGCCTGTTCATGGAGATCCTCATCGCCCCCGGGTTCAGCGACGAGGCCCTGGCCATCCTGCGCAAGAAGAAGGACCGCCGCCTGCTGGCCTGCGGGCCGCTGGCCGGCCCCGGCTTCCAGGTCCGCCACTTCTTCGGGGGCCTGCTCGTGCAGGGGCGCGACCACCTGCGGTTGGAGGATCCGGCCGGGTACCGCTGCGTGACCCGGCGCCAGCCCACGCCCGGGGAGCGGACCAACCTGCTCTTCGCCTGGAAGGTGGTGCGGCACGTGAAGTCCAACGCCATCGTGCTGACCCGGGACGGCCGCACACTGGGCATCGGCGCCGGACAGATGAGCCGCGTGGACTCCAGCGAACTGGCCGTGCTCAAGGCGCGGCGCGAAGGACACGATCTGGCGGGCAGCGCCCTGGGCTCCGACGCCTTCTTCCCCTTCCCGGACGGCGTGGAGGCCGCGGCGGCGGCGGGCGTCACGGCCGTGATCCAACCGGGCGGCAGCGTGCGCGACGAGGAGGTCATCCGCGCCGCCGACGAGGCCGGGATGACCATGCTCTTCACGGACCGGCGGCACTTCCGCCATTAG
- the acnA gene encoding aconitate hydratase AcnA translates to MSHTTNLLGARTPFETGSGTAHYYRLEHLESLGLGQVSRLPVSIKILLESVLRHCDGHLVREEDLKRIAGWNPAAPTDEEIPYRPARVILQDFTGVPAVVDLAALRSAMARMGGDPRRINPGVPVDLVIDHSIQVDRYGRPDALRVNTELEFRRNRERYEFLRWGQQAFDNFSVVPPAVGIIHQVNLEYLAKGVLQRREDGLDVVFPDSCVGTDSHTTMINGLGVAGWGVGGIEAEAVMLGQPIYMLIPEVVGFRLTGRPREGVTATDLTLTCVELLRQKGVVGKFVEYCGPGLSAMSLADRATLANMAPEYGATMGFCPMDEETLAYLRQTGRDPRLVQLVERYAKEQGLFRTDATPEPVFTDMLELDLSSVEPCLAGPKRPQDRVPLPRVKSEFATSLAAPVGARGFGLAGAQLEASTQVVLDGQALELKHGDVVLAAITSCTNTSNPGVLLAAGLLAKKAVARGLTVPPTVKTSLAPGSRVVTRYLQDAGLLESLEALGFHNVGYGCTTCIGNSGPLRDELEAGLAGGEVVVAGVLSGNRNFEGRVHPRIKANYLASPPLVVAYALAGSVNLDLTREPLGHDPQGQPVYLRDVWPTDAEIRELLALAMRPEVFRELYDGVGASNADWNAIPVSPGDLFDWDPDSTYIQEPPFFQGLSERPAAISSIRAARSLALLGDSVTTDHISPAGRIPDNMPGGRYLTEHGVAVADYNSYGSRRGNDRVMTRGTFGNIRLRNQLAPGTEGGWTTYLPTGEVLPIFDASALYQAAGTPLLILAGKEYGTGSSRDWAAKGTALLGVKAVIAESFERIHRANLVGMGILPLQYAAGQSAASLGLDGREVFQIELDEALQARQTLTVRWTSADGVRSGEFQTRCRIDTPVEVDYYRNGGILQTVLRQFLAETRQS, encoded by the coding sequence ATGTCACACACCACCAACCTGCTCGGCGCGCGCACGCCCTTCGAGACAGGCTCAGGTACGGCCCACTACTACCGACTGGAGCACCTGGAAAGCCTGGGCCTGGGGCAGGTGAGCCGCCTGCCCGTGTCCATCAAGATCCTGCTGGAGTCCGTGCTGCGGCACTGTGACGGGCATCTGGTGCGCGAGGAGGATCTGAAGCGCATCGCGGGCTGGAACCCCGCCGCGCCCACGGACGAGGAGATTCCCTACCGGCCCGCCCGCGTGATCCTGCAGGACTTCACGGGCGTGCCCGCGGTGGTGGATCTGGCGGCCCTGCGCAGCGCCATGGCCCGGATGGGCGGGGATCCCCGGCGCATCAACCCCGGCGTGCCCGTGGACCTGGTCATCGACCACAGCATCCAGGTGGACCGCTACGGCCGGCCCGACGCCCTGCGCGTCAACACGGAGCTGGAGTTCCGGCGCAACCGTGAGCGCTACGAGTTCCTGCGCTGGGGCCAGCAGGCCTTCGACAATTTCAGCGTGGTACCGCCGGCGGTGGGCATCATCCACCAGGTGAACCTCGAGTACCTGGCCAAGGGCGTGCTGCAGCGCCGGGAGGACGGGCTGGACGTGGTCTTCCCCGACTCCTGCGTGGGCACGGACAGCCACACCACCATGATCAACGGACTGGGCGTGGCGGGCTGGGGCGTGGGCGGCATCGAGGCCGAGGCCGTGATGCTGGGCCAGCCCATTTACATGCTGATCCCCGAGGTGGTGGGCTTCCGCCTCACCGGCCGCCCGCGCGAAGGCGTCACGGCCACCGACCTGACCCTGACCTGCGTGGAGCTGCTGCGCCAGAAGGGCGTGGTGGGCAAGTTCGTCGAGTACTGCGGCCCGGGCCTCTCGGCGATGAGCCTGGCGGACCGCGCCACCCTGGCCAACATGGCCCCCGAGTACGGCGCCACCATGGGCTTCTGTCCCATGGACGAGGAAACCCTGGCCTACCTGCGCCAGACCGGCCGCGACCCGCGACTCGTGCAATTGGTGGAACGCTACGCCAAGGAGCAGGGCCTGTTCCGCACGGACGCCACGCCCGAGCCCGTGTTCACGGACATGCTCGAGCTGGACCTCTCCAGCGTGGAGCCCTGCCTGGCCGGCCCCAAGCGGCCCCAGGACCGGGTGCCCCTGCCCCGCGTGAAGAGCGAGTTCGCCACCAGCCTGGCGGCGCCCGTGGGCGCGCGGGGCTTCGGGCTGGCGGGCGCGCAGCTGGAGGCCTCGACGCAGGTCGTGCTGGACGGCCAGGCCCTCGAACTCAAGCACGGCGACGTGGTGCTGGCCGCCATCACCTCCTGCACCAACACCAGCAACCCGGGCGTGCTGCTGGCCGCCGGCCTGCTGGCCAAGAAGGCCGTCGCCCGCGGGCTGACGGTCCCGCCCACGGTGAAGACCAGCCTGGCCCCGGGCAGCCGCGTGGTGACACGGTACCTGCAGGACGCCGGCCTGCTGGAGAGCCTGGAGGCGCTGGGCTTCCACAACGTGGGCTACGGCTGCACCACGTGCATCGGCAACTCGGGCCCGCTGCGCGACGAGCTGGAGGCCGGCCTGGCGGGCGGCGAGGTGGTCGTGGCCGGCGTGCTCTCCGGCAACCGCAACTTCGAGGGCCGCGTGCATCCGCGCATCAAGGCCAACTACCTGGCCAGTCCGCCGCTGGTGGTGGCCTACGCCCTGGCGGGCAGCGTCAACCTGGACCTGACCCGCGAGCCGCTGGGCCACGATCCCCAGGGCCAGCCGGTCTACCTGCGGGACGTTTGGCCCACGGACGCGGAGATCCGCGAGCTGCTGGCCCTGGCCATGCGGCCGGAAGTCTTCCGCGAGCTCTACGACGGCGTGGGCGCCTCCAACGCCGACTGGAACGCCATTCCCGTCAGCCCGGGCGACCTGTTCGACTGGGATCCCGACTCCACCTACATCCAGGAGCCGCCCTTCTTCCAGGGCCTGAGCGAGCGACCCGCGGCCATCTCGTCCATCCGCGCCGCGCGCAGCCTGGCCCTGCTGGGGGACAGCGTCACCACGGACCACATCAGCCCGGCGGGGCGCATCCCGGACAACATGCCCGGCGGGCGCTACCTGACGGAGCACGGGGTGGCCGTGGCGGACTACAACAGCTACGGCAGCCGGCGCGGCAACGACCGCGTGATGACGCGCGGCACCTTTGGCAACATCCGCCTGCGCAACCAGCTGGCGCCCGGCACCGAGGGCGGTTGGACCACCTACCTGCCCACGGGCGAGGTGCTGCCGATCTTCGACGCCAGCGCGCTCTATCAGGCCGCCGGCACGCCGCTGCTGATCCTGGCGGGCAAGGAGTACGGCACGGGCTCCAGCCGCGACTGGGCGGCCAAGGGCACAGCCCTGCTGGGCGTCAAGGCTGTGATCGCCGAGAGTTTCGAGCGCATCCATCGCGCCAATCTGGTGGGAATGGGCATCCTGCCGCTGCAGTACGCCGCCGGCCAGAGCGCGGCCAGCCTGGGCTTGGACGGCCGCGAAGTCTTCCAGATCGAGCTGGACGAAGCGCTGCAGGCCCGCCAGACGCTGACCGTGCGCTGGACCAGCGCCGACGGCGTGCGATCGGGCGAGTTCCAGACCCGCTGCCGGATCGACACGCCGGTGGAGGTGGATTACTACCGCAACGGCGGCATCCTGCAGACCGTGCTGCGGCAATTCCTGGCAGAGACCCGCCAGAGCTGA
- a CDS encoding RNA methyltransferase, whose protein sequence is MQPRDGARWRKEAPAPTDSLWISGRRPVQEALRAGLPARHLLLRGPVRTGLLAELRREAVLRGVPGEEVDNAELDRVMRHTEHRGAALQLEPLPERSLEQELPALEQARRPLLLVLDGLQDPQNFGAVARSAEAAGVTALVISRWAQAPLSDAAFRASAGALAWLPVLVAEELSEALLWLGRRGYARLGLSERAEKTPADYRPAGPLALVLGGEGRGLSQRVRECLDLELRIPMQGRIGSLNASVAAAVLLFSFGAREEPRAE, encoded by the coding sequence ATGCAGCCACGAGACGGCGCCCGCTGGCGCAAGGAAGCCCCCGCCCCCACGGACAGCCTGTGGATCAGCGGCCGCCGGCCTGTTCAGGAGGCCCTGCGCGCGGGCCTGCCCGCCCGCCACCTGTTGCTGCGCGGTCCGGTGCGGACGGGCCTGTTGGCCGAGCTGCGCCGGGAGGCGGTGCTGCGCGGCGTTCCGGGCGAGGAGGTCGACAACGCCGAGCTGGACCGCGTGATGCGCCACACGGAGCACCGGGGCGCGGCCCTGCAGCTCGAGCCGTTGCCCGAGCGTTCGCTGGAGCAGGAGCTGCCGGCCCTGGAGCAGGCCCGTCGCCCGCTTCTGTTGGTGCTGGACGGACTGCAGGACCCGCAGAACTTCGGGGCCGTGGCCCGCAGCGCGGAGGCGGCGGGGGTCACGGCGCTGGTGATCTCGCGCTGGGCCCAGGCGCCCCTGAGCGACGCGGCCTTCCGGGCCAGCGCCGGCGCCCTGGCCTGGCTGCCCGTGCTGGTGGCCGAGGAGCTGTCCGAGGCGCTGCTCTGGCTGGGTCGGCGCGGTTACGCGCGCCTGGGCCTCTCGGAGCGGGCCGAGAAGACCCCGGCCGACTACCGGCCCGCCGGTCCGCTGGCCCTGGTGCTGGGCGGAGAGGGCCGGGGACTGTCCCAGCGGGTGCGCGAGTGCCTGGACCTGGAGCTGCGGATTCCCATGCAAGGCCGAATCGGCAGCCTCAACGCCTCTGTGGCGGCGGCCGTGCTGCTGTTCTCCTTCGGCGCCCGGGAGGAACCCCGTGCTGAGTGA
- a CDS encoding EamA family transporter, producing the protein MIALHLAVLLFGAAALVAQATSLSPLALTLGRCLVAAPVLLLLAWRDPVRGSGRALGRAVDLPQLVLAGPLLALHWVAFFQSMRLGGVPVALLSYASFPAFSLLLQHVRPAAPSAGPAPSLRRSLVQLGLLAAGLLVLAGPLDPASPGRGAALAWGLLAGACFALLARWNSGRVTRLGAMRLAAGQLAGAALLLLPWSWHELAQAGAGDWGRLATLGLACTALGHGLFIHALRRVSPFQAGLAAGLEPVYGLLLAALLGAGVLPREWAALPLVLAAALPLPAGWRRTGRRAS; encoded by the coding sequence GTGATCGCACTGCACCTGGCCGTCCTGCTCTTCGGCGCCGCGGCCCTGGTGGCCCAGGCCACCAGCCTGAGTCCGCTGGCCCTCACGCTGGGCCGCTGTCTGGTGGCCGCGCCCGTTCTGCTGCTCCTGGCCTGGCGGGATCCGGTCCGAGGAAGCGGTCGGGCGCTTGGCCGGGCCGTTGACCTTCCCCAACTGGTGCTGGCCGGACCGCTGCTGGCCCTGCACTGGGTGGCCTTCTTCCAGTCCATGCGGCTGGGCGGCGTGCCCGTGGCCCTGCTCAGCTACGCCTCCTTTCCCGCCTTCAGCCTGCTGCTGCAGCACGTGCGTCCCGCCGCTCCCTCCGCGGGCCCCGCGCCGTCGCTGCGTCGGAGCCTCGTCCAGCTGGGCCTGCTGGCGGCGGGTCTGCTGGTCCTGGCCGGACCGCTCGACCCGGCAAGTCCGGGCCGCGGAGCCGCCCTGGCCTGGGGCCTGCTGGCCGGGGCCTGCTTCGCGCTGCTGGCGCGCTGGAACTCGGGCCGCGTGACCCGGCTGGGCGCCATGCGATTGGCCGCCGGGCAGCTGGCGGGCGCGGCCCTGCTGCTCTTGCCCTGGTCGTGGCACGAGCTGGCGCAGGCGGGCGCCGGCGACTGGGGGCGGCTGGCGACGCTGGGACTGGCCTGCACGGCCCTGGGCCACGGCCTGTTCATCCACGCCCTGCGCCGGGTCAGCCCCTTCCAGGCCGGACTGGCCGCGGGCCTGGAACCCGTCTACGGCCTGCTGCTGGCCGCGCTGCTGGGGGCCGGCGTGCTGCCCCGGGAGTGGGCCGCCCTGCCGCTGGTGCTGGCCGCGGCCCTGCCGCTGCCCGCCGGCTGGCGACGGACTGGACGCCGCGCCAGCTGA
- the mazG gene encoding nucleoside triphosphate pyrophosphohydrolase, which yields MLSDEELDARLSPAQVEEAEGDGRALARLLKILKVLRSPEGCPWDREQTPESLRPYLLEECHEVLAAIDSGSAEELCEELGDLCLHVAFQAELAEESGSFRLSDSLTQISQKLLRRHPHVFGEAAAADAREVERLWERVKAQEQNSSGARRDSILDGLPVALPGLLRAQRIQEKVAGVGFEWPAAAGALQKLEEEYGEFRQALASGALRDAEAEFGDFLFSVVNVARYLGVQPEDALRRTNDKFIRRFRDVERRLRAAGGDIAQTDLATLDTLWEAVKADERRTTDEGRAR from the coding sequence GTGCTGAGTGACGAAGAGCTGGACGCCCGGCTCAGCCCCGCGCAGGTGGAGGAGGCCGAGGGCGACGGACGCGCCCTGGCGCGGCTGTTGAAGATCCTCAAGGTGCTGCGCAGTCCGGAGGGCTGTCCCTGGGATCGCGAGCAGACGCCGGAGAGTCTGCGGCCCTATCTGCTGGAGGAGTGTCACGAGGTGCTGGCGGCCATCGACTCGGGATCCGCCGAGGAGCTCTGCGAAGAGCTGGGTGACCTCTGCCTGCACGTGGCCTTCCAGGCCGAGCTGGCCGAGGAGAGCGGCAGTTTCCGCTTGAGCGACTCGCTGACGCAGATTTCCCAGAAGTTGCTGCGCCGCCACCCGCACGTGTTCGGGGAGGCGGCCGCGGCGGACGCGCGGGAGGTGGAGCGCCTCTGGGAGCGGGTCAAGGCCCAGGAGCAGAATTCGTCCGGCGCGCGCCGCGATTCCATTCTCGACGGGTTGCCGGTCGCGCTGCCCGGGTTGCTGCGCGCCCAGCGGATCCAGGAGAAGGTGGCGGGGGTGGGCTTCGAATGGCCGGCGGCCGCCGGCGCGCTGCAGAAGCTCGAGGAGGAGTACGGCGAGTTCCGCCAGGCCCTGGCCAGCGGCGCACTGCGCGACGCGGAGGCCGAGTTCGGCGACTTCCTGTTCTCGGTGGTCAACGTGGCCCGCTACCTGGGCGTGCAACCCGAGGACGCCCTGCGGCGCACCAACGACAAATTCATCCGCCGCTTCCGGGACGTGGAGCGCCGCCTGCGCGCCGCCGGCGGCGACATCGCGCAGACGGATCTGGCCACGCTGGACACGCTCTGGGAGGCGGTGAAGGCCGACGAGCGGCGGACTACGGACGAGGGCCGGGCCCGCTGA
- a CDS encoding HU family DNA-binding protein, whose product MAKTTKEVKPATKETKPPFNKGDLIEFVAKQTNLPKTQAKTAVEAVLDGIKKNAKRDVRLVGFGSFSVVKRKARKGFNPKTGQKMDIKPSKTVKFRPGQAFKTSV is encoded by the coding sequence ATGGCCAAGACGACGAAGGAAGTGAAGCCCGCGACGAAGGAGACCAAGCCTCCGTTCAACAAGGGCGACCTGATCGAATTTGTTGCCAAGCAGACCAACCTTCCCAAGACCCAGGCCAAGACGGCCGTGGAAGCCGTGCTGGACGGCATCAAGAAGAACGCCAAGCGGGACGTGCGTCTGGTGGGCTTCGGTTCGTTCTCCGTGGTCAAGCGCAAGGCGCGGAAGGGCTTCAATCCCAAGACCGGTCAGAAGATGGACATCAAGCCCTCCAAGACGGTCAAGTTCCGTCCCGGCCAGGCCTTCAAGACCAGCGTCTGA